Proteins co-encoded in one Chrysemys picta bellii isolate R12L10 chromosome 13, ASM1138683v2, whole genome shotgun sequence genomic window:
- the LOC101947804 gene encoding olfactory receptor 10A7-like isoform X2, with product MERNLTAVTEFIFLGFSDLKDLQPLLFVLVLLIYLITLIGNGLIITVTVADLALHTPMYFFLRNLSVLEICYTSVIIPKTLTNLLSEQQTISFLGCVIQMYFFIFFGSTECGLLAIMSYDRYVAICNPMRYSLIMNRKVTLSLAAAVWIAGSMVACEQTVAIFTLPFCRSNKINHFFCDVLPILRLVSTDTSFIKAILAFLTVVVIVLPFLLIIASYTSIIRTILKMSSGEGRRKAFSTCSSHLITVTLFYGSTFVTYMRPSSNGSVDIDRAISLFYTIITPTFNPIIYSLRNKEVKEALRKLLGRSKISLFS from the coding sequence ATGGAGAGAAACCTAACTGCAGTGACAGAGTTTATCTTTCTGGGCTTCTCAGACCTCAAGGATCTGCAGCCCCTTCTCTTCGTCCTAGTCTTACTCATCTACCTCATCACCCTGATCGGAAATGGCCTCATAATCACTGTCACAGTGGCTGACCTGgccctccacacccccatgtatttcttcctcagaAACTTGTCAGTCTTGGAGATCTGCTACACCTCGGTCATCATCCCTAAGACCTTGACCAACCTGCTGTCAGAGCAGCAGACTATCTCTTTCCTAGGCTGTGTAATCCAGATGTACTTCTTCATTTTCTTTGGCAGCACAGAGTGTGGTCTGCTGGCCATTATGTCCTATGACCGGTACGTCGCTATATGCAACCCCATGCGTTACTCACTCATCATGAACAGAAAGGTTACCCTTAGCTTGGCAGCTGCAGTGTGGATTGCCGGTAGCATGGTGGCATGTGAGCAAACTGTGGCCATATTCACCTTACCCTTCTGCAGGTCAAATAAAATCAATCATTTCTTCTGCGACGTCCTCCCAATACTTCGATTGGTGAGCACTGACACATCCTTCATCAAGGCCATTCTTGCCTTCCTCACTGTGGTAGTCATAGTCCTCCCCTTCCTCTTGATCATCGCCTCCTATACCAGCATCATCCGCACAATCCTGAAGATGAGCTCAGGCGAAGGGAgacgcaaagccttctccacctgctcctcacaCCTGATCACAGTCACCTTGTTCTATGGAAGCACCTTCGTCACCTACATGAGGCCCAGTTCCAATGGCTCTGTGGACATCGATCGAGCAATTTCCCTCTTCTATACGATCATCACTCCGACATTCAACCCCATCAtatacagcctgaggaacaaagaaGTGAAGGAAGCTCTGAGGAAACTCTTGGGCAGGAGTAAGATTTCTTTGTTTTcataa
- the LOC101947804 gene encoding olfactory receptor 10A7-like isoform X1: protein MEELFSMERNLTAVTEFIFLGFSDLKDLQPLLFVLVLLIYLITLIGNGLIITVTVADLALHTPMYFFLRNLSVLEICYTSVIIPKTLTNLLSEQQTISFLGCVIQMYFFIFFGSTECGLLAIMSYDRYVAICNPMRYSLIMNRKVTLSLAAAVWIAGSMVACEQTVAIFTLPFCRSNKINHFFCDVLPILRLVSTDTSFIKAILAFLTVVVIVLPFLLIIASYTSIIRTILKMSSGEGRRKAFSTCSSHLITVTLFYGSTFVTYMRPSSNGSVDIDRAISLFYTIITPTFNPIIYSLRNKEVKEALRKLLGRSKISLFS, encoded by the exons ATGGAAGAACTCTTCT CTATGGAGAGAAACCTAACTGCAGTGACAGAGTTTATCTTTCTGGGCTTCTCAGACCTCAAGGATCTGCAGCCCCTTCTCTTCGTCCTAGTCTTACTCATCTACCTCATCACCCTGATCGGAAATGGCCTCATAATCACTGTCACAGTGGCTGACCTGgccctccacacccccatgtatttcttcctcagaAACTTGTCAGTCTTGGAGATCTGCTACACCTCGGTCATCATCCCTAAGACCTTGACCAACCTGCTGTCAGAGCAGCAGACTATCTCTTTCCTAGGCTGTGTAATCCAGATGTACTTCTTCATTTTCTTTGGCAGCACAGAGTGTGGTCTGCTGGCCATTATGTCCTATGACCGGTACGTCGCTATATGCAACCCCATGCGTTACTCACTCATCATGAACAGAAAGGTTACCCTTAGCTTGGCAGCTGCAGTGTGGATTGCCGGTAGCATGGTGGCATGTGAGCAAACTGTGGCCATATTCACCTTACCCTTCTGCAGGTCAAATAAAATCAATCATTTCTTCTGCGACGTCCTCCCAATACTTCGATTGGTGAGCACTGACACATCCTTCATCAAGGCCATTCTTGCCTTCCTCACTGTGGTAGTCATAGTCCTCCCCTTCCTCTTGATCATCGCCTCCTATACCAGCATCATCCGCACAATCCTGAAGATGAGCTCAGGCGAAGGGAgacgcaaagccttctccacctgctcctcacaCCTGATCACAGTCACCTTGTTCTATGGAAGCACCTTCGTCACCTACATGAGGCCCAGTTCCAATGGCTCTGTGGACATCGATCGAGCAATTTCCCTCTTCTATACGATCATCACTCCGACATTCAACCCCATCAtatacagcctgaggaacaaagaaGTGAAGGAAGCTCTGAGGAAACTCTTGGGCAGGAGTAAGATTTCTTTGTTTTcataa